A single window of Nicotiana sylvestris chromosome 3, ASM39365v2, whole genome shotgun sequence DNA harbors:
- the LOC104238831 gene encoding ethylene-responsive transcription factor CRF6-like has protein sequence MMSNKERVNDGCTGSVRKVRIIYDDPDATESESENDHNIGNVVRIKRVVKEVNISSASLEKKDSEKCSVKSSNKSLENKRVQIKSSSLPKGVRMRKWGKYAAEIRDPSQGKRIWLGTFDTVKAAAEAYDAKKAEFDRRNLSERDKNLSSPRAPPECSTACSSHPTNRTSSLYSHPSPSSVLDVPTSSAAAAVECIDIPMKDTNRVPVLEVEQPASEIVEKQFFWPPSGCQDLNLRFEDQMLYEDPLIEQGTISNNLVEMTEFNITKTTKARQPTIKICQKSTKGIEDRRLNCTGQSITSPSISAELKMMNFEETAVSGNNLKLLGFDENALFGKDFTQTFDPYTDFIGLDSNFLCCDGLEEFVYGMNEDFRDNVGANSPKLDDVELRWLDEVLIQDQSVL, from the coding sequence ATGATGTCTAATAAGGAGAGGGTAAATGATGGTTGCACTGGTTCAGTGAGAAAAGTTCGGATCATTTATGATGATCCTGATGCTACTGAATCTGAGAGTGAGAATGATCATAATATTGgtaatgttgttagaatcaaGCGTGTCGTTAAGGAAGTGAACATTTCTAGTGCTTCATTGGAGAAGAAAGACTCTGAAAAATGTTCTGTCAAAAGCTCCAACAAGAGTCTTGAAAATAAGAGGGTGCAGATAAAATCGTCGTCATTGCCTAAAGGAGTTAGGATGAGGAAATGGGGGAAGTATGCAGCGGAGATCAGAGACCCTTCGCAAGGGAAAAGAATATGGCTTGGGACTTTTGATACTGTCAAAGCGGCTGCAGAAGCATATGACGCAAAGAAGGCTGAGTTTGATCGAAGGAATTTGTCCGAAAGGGATAAGAATTTGAGTTCCCCTCGAGCTCCCCCCGAGTGTTCTACAGCTTGTTCCTCTCATCCTACAAACAGGACCAGTAGTTTGTACTCCCATCCATCCCCGTCTTCAGTGCTAGATGTACCAACATCATCAGCTGCCGCAGCAGTTGAGTGCATTGACATTCCAATGAAAGATACGAATCGAGTGCCAGTACTCGAGGTAGAGCAACCAGCTTCAGAAATCGTGGAAAAGCAGTTTTTTTGGCCGCCTTCAGGTTGTCAAGATTTGAACCTGAGATTTGAAGATCAAATGCTATATGAAGATCCCTTGATAGAACAAGGCACCATAAGCAATAACCTTGTGGAGATGACCGAATTCAATATCACGAAGACAACAAAAGCCCGACAACCAACCATAAAAATTTGTCAAAAGTCTACAAAGGGAATTGAGGACCGGCGTCTTAATTGCACTGGCCAGTCAATCACATCTCCTTCTATTAGTGCAGAGCTTAAAATGATGAACTTCGAAGAAACTGCAGTTTCGGGgaataacttgaaacttctagGCTTTGATGAGAATGCTCTATTTGGTAAGGATTTTACACAAACTTTTGATCCATATACAGATTTTATAGGTTTGGACAGCAATTTTCTATGCTGTGATGGTCTGGAGGAATTTGTTTATGGCATGAACGAAGATTTCAGAGATAATGTTGGAGCTAACTCACCAAAACTGGATGATGTTGAGCTTAGATGGTTAGACGAGGTATTAATACAAGATCAATCGGTTTTGTAA